The Pithys albifrons albifrons isolate INPA30051 chromosome 13, PitAlb_v1, whole genome shotgun sequence genome has a segment encoding these proteins:
- the MRPS11 gene encoding small ribosomal subunit protein uS11m has product MRWDGKVYEEIPIAHIKATYNNTHVQVVSFDNQPLAHTSCGTEGFQNAKKGTAIAAQTAAMAAAVAAIKGLTMGGLEVISITDNTPVPHNGCRPRKARRM; this is encoded by the exons ATGAGATGGGATGGAAAGGTTTATGAAGAGATCCCGATAGCGCACATCAAAGCGACGTACAACAA caCCCATGTCCAAGTGGTCAGCTTTGACAACCAGCCACTTGCCCATACGTCCTGTGGCACAGAAGGCTTCCAGAATGCCAAGAAGGGAACTGCCATCGCGGCACAGACTGCGGCTATGGCAGCGGCAGTG GCTGCCATCAAGGGTTTGACAATGGGAGGTTTAGAAGTCATCTCCATCACCGACAACACCCCAGTTCCCCACAATGGCTGCCGCCCACGGAAAGCCAGGAGAATGTGA
- the MRPL46 gene encoding large ribosomal subunit protein mL46 yields the protein MSCSLGGPERSPRHSAAARALRDRAAGEASGNAGRGSPATAGNLQRPPRSEGGPPRCPPAAHSPSRRPRSPPARSEHSLPGDRHGRAHGGGSERRGQRGARWERGGNMAGHCGRRGMAAARGVCSAAAPRPWRLFGAMCLLRLPRITQPLEKLEEEMVALMGQVELEKSHYSDHEIRKLEEEERLRRRKESLHDDEEAPGKTVIMAQDLEDKWEQKFLRFKAAPRITDADKNNIRTSLNRKLDSNLMLLVKQKIGNQDLWLLPQVEWQPGETLRSTAERAMATFLGDHIQAKILGNAPYGIYKYKFPRAIRTEDNVGAKVFFFKAFLQGSDFTQTEPKADYLWVTKKELGDYLKPEYLKKVNRFLLDL from the exons ATGTCCTGCAGCCTCGGGGGGCCGGAGCGGAGCCCGCGGCACAGCGCGGCGGCGCGGGCCCTGCGGGACAGAGCGGCCGGTGAGGCGTCGGGGAACGCGGGGCGGGGGAGTCCAGCGACAGCAGGAAACCTCCAGCGGCCGCCCCGCAGCGAAGGAGGCCCTCCCCGGTGTCCCCCAGCTGCCCACAGCCCGTCCCGCCGCCCCCGCTCACCCCCAGCCCGCTCCGAGCACTCGTTGCCCGGTGACCGCCACGGCCGCGCTCATGGCGGCGGCTCCGAGCGGCGCGGGCAGCGCGGGGCACGCTGGGAACGGGGAGGAAACATGGCGGGGCATTGTGGGAGGCGCGGGAtggcggcggcgcggggagTTTGCAGCGCTGCTGCCCCTCGCCCGTGGAGGCTTTTTGGCGCGATGTGCTTGTTGAGGCTTCCTCGGATCACGCAGCCCCTGGAGAAGCTGGAAGAGGAGATGGTGGCGCTCATGGGGCAG GTAGAGCTGGAGAAAAGCCATTATTCAGATCATGAAATCCGtaagctggaggaggaggagcggctcaggaggaggaaggaaagctTGCACGATGATGAGGAGGCACCCGGCAAGACGGTCATCATGGCTCAAGACCTGGAGGACAAGTGGGAACAGAAGTTTTTGCGGTTCAAAGCTGCTCCGCGGATAACAG ATGCTGATAAAAACAACATTCGAACGTCATTGAACAGAAAGCTGGACAGTAACCTGATGCTTCTGGTGAAACAGAAAATTGGTAACCAGGACCTGTGGCTCCTGCCTCAAGTGGAATGGCAGCCTGGAGAGACACTGCGAAGCACAGCTGAGCGAGCCATGGCTACATTTTTGG GAGATCACATTCAAGCCAAAATCCTGGGGAATGCACCATATGGGATTTACAAGTATAAATTCCCCAGGGCCATCAGGACTGAAGATAACGTGGGAGCCAAAGTCTTCTTCTTCAAAGCCTTCCTCCAAGGCAGTGATTTTACCCAGACAGAGCCAAAGGCTGATTACCTGTGGGTCACAAAGAAAGAGCTGGGAGATTACCTGAAGCCAGAATACCTGAAAAAAGTGAATCGATTCCTCCTGGACTTATAA